In one Dama dama isolate Ldn47 chromosome 5, ASM3311817v1, whole genome shotgun sequence genomic region, the following are encoded:
- the C5H12orf76 gene encoding uncharacterized protein C12orf76 homolog, whose product MLRSVWLWLCVGQCSLLLGQAEAPTPVEPPERSRPYAVLRGQNLVLMGTIFSLLLVTVILMAFCVYKPIRRR is encoded by the exons ATGCTGCGTTCAGTGTGGCTGTGGCTTTGCGTTGGACAGTGCAGCCTCCTGCTGGGACAGGCGGAGGCCCCGACCCCCGTGGAGCCTCCAGAGCGGAGCCGGCCGTATGCGGTGCTGCGCGGGCAGAACCTGG TGTTGATGGGAACCATCTTCAGCCTCCTGCTGGTGACCGTGATCCTCATGGCATTCTGCGTCTACAAGCCCATTCGGCGCCGGTGA